Proteins encoded by one window of Rubrobacter indicoceani:
- the fabF gene encoding beta-ketoacyl-ACP synthase II — MSDASGTGGRGRVLITGAGAVTPLGTGVEKFWSAALAGESGAAEITRFDPEPYPSRIAAECTDFDPTDFISKKDARRMDRYGQYGVAAGKQAAESAGIMDLIREKPERVGIVLGSGIGGISTWEREYQTLNERGPGRVSPFLITMMVPNMAAGQLAIMLGATGPTQCPVLACATGGEAIAEGLEMIRRGDADVVIAGASEAPITPLSMAGFCAIRAVSRRNDDPQAASRPFDAGRDGFVISEGAGAVILESEEHAARRGAEPIAAVSGYARTTDAYHITSPDEEGKGVERAIRLALDDAGLSAEDIGYVNAHATSTGAGDGPETHAISRTVPHALVSGTKSMTGHSFGAVGALEGILCSLAVNEKVVPPSINLDELAPDCAPLKYVKDKAQKVPDLKAVLSNSMGFGGHNVVVAFEAV; from the coding sequence GTGAGCGACGCTTCAGGCACCGGCGGCAGAGGCCGCGTCCTTATAACCGGGGCCGGGGCGGTTACGCCGCTCGGTACGGGGGTCGAGAAGTTCTGGAGTGCGGCCCTTGCCGGAGAGAGCGGGGCGGCAGAGATAACGCGCTTCGACCCGGAACCCTACCCGTCGCGCATCGCCGCCGAATGTACGGACTTCGACCCGACGGACTTTATCTCCAAAAAGGACGCCCGCCGGATGGACCGCTACGGTCAGTACGGGGTTGCAGCGGGCAAACAGGCCGCCGAATCGGCCGGGATCATGGACCTTATCCGCGAGAAACCGGAGCGCGTCGGGATAGTTCTCGGGAGCGGCATTGGCGGTATCTCAACCTGGGAGCGAGAGTACCAGACGCTCAACGAGCGCGGCCCCGGCAGGGTCAGCCCGTTTCTTATAACGATGATGGTCCCGAACATGGCCGCCGGGCAGCTTGCGATCATGCTCGGCGCGACCGGCCCGACGCAGTGTCCGGTTCTCGCCTGTGCGACGGGCGGCGAGGCTATAGCGGAGGGTCTTGAGATGATCCGCCGCGGCGACGCCGACGTGGTTATAGCCGGGGCTTCCGAGGCCCCTATAACCCCGCTCTCGATGGCCGGGTTCTGCGCCATACGCGCGGTCAGCCGCCGCAACGACGACCCACAGGCCGCGAGCCGCCCGTTTGACGCGGGCCGCGACGGTTTCGTGATAAGCGAGGGGGCGGGGGCGGTTATCCTTGAAAGCGAGGAACACGCCGCGCGTCGCGGCGCGGAGCCGATAGCCGCCGTCTCGGGATACGCCCGCACGACGGACGCCTACCACATCACCTCACCGGACGAGGAGGGCAAGGGCGTGGAACGGGCCATCCGCCTCGCGCTTGACGACGCGGGGCTTTCGGCGGAGGACATCGGGTATGTAAACGCCCATGCGACCTCGACGGGGGCCGGGGACGGGCCGGAGACACACGCCATCAGCCGCACCGTACCGCACGCCCTTGTCAGCGGCACGAAGTCCATGACCGGGCATTCGTTCGGAGCGGTCGGGGCGCTGGAGGGCATCCTCTGCTCACTCGCCGTGAACGAGAAGGTCGTGCCGCCGAGCATCAACCTCGATGAGCTCGCGCCGGACTGTGCGCCCCTGAAGTACGTAAAGGACAAGGCGCAGAAGGTTCCTGACCTGAAGGCCGTGCTGTCGAACTCGATGGGCTTCGGGGGACACAACGTCGTGGTGGCGTTCGAGGCTGTATAG
- the ftsY gene encoding signal recognition particle-docking protein FtsY has translation MELSGAEKGSEGPNASFATETTEEERSDGPGVVRLRGIEREEEPQKTPEPVEETVPQPDPDPEQAETPEASKAFDEKEIGDEPQSAGRLVEEQENSGGGWFNRLRSGLSRSRESVVGQLNAAVAEFRDADDEEFWERVEEVLIASDVGVPTTAKLVAQLEQEALQRNITSGKELRELLIEKATAMLEGPVELDISHSPTVLLMVGVNGTGKTTTIGKLARFLPVDNVMFAAGDTFRAAAIEQLQTWGERTGTPVIARQRGADSAAVAHEAVEEAKRAGTDVLLIDTAGRLHTKSNLMAELDKVKRVIGRQLPDAPHEVLLSIDATTGQNGLRQAKMFNETAGVTGVVLTKLDGTAKGGIALAIANEVGVPIKLISVGEKVEDLHPFDARQFAEALFGDL, from the coding sequence GTGGAGCTATCCGGAGCGGAGAAAGGCAGCGAGGGCCCGAACGCCTCCTTCGCCACCGAAACCACCGAAGAAGAACGCTCGGACGGACCGGGGGTTGTGAGGCTTCGCGGCATCGAGCGCGAAGAAGAACCACAAAAGACACCGGAGCCCGTCGAGGAGACCGTACCGCAGCCGGATCCGGATCCGGAGCAGGCCGAGACCCCCGAAGCCTCAAAGGCTTTCGATGAAAAAGAAATCGGGGACGAGCCACAGAGTGCGGGGAGGCTGGTAGAGGAGCAGGAAAACTCCGGCGGGGGCTGGTTCAATCGACTGAGGTCGGGGCTTTCGCGGAGCCGGGAGTCGGTCGTCGGGCAGCTCAACGCCGCCGTAGCGGAGTTCCGGGACGCCGACGACGAGGAGTTCTGGGAGCGGGTCGAGGAGGTTTTGATCGCCTCGGACGTAGGTGTGCCGACGACGGCGAAGCTCGTTGCGCAGCTGGAGCAGGAAGCCCTGCAGCGAAACATCACGAGCGGCAAGGAGCTTCGGGAGCTTCTGATAGAGAAAGCAACCGCGATGCTCGAAGGCCCGGTAGAGCTGGATATCTCGCACAGCCCGACGGTGCTCCTGATGGTCGGGGTGAACGGGACGGGCAAGACAACGACCATCGGCAAGCTGGCGCGCTTTTTGCCCGTAGACAACGTTATGTTCGCGGCGGGGGATACCTTCCGGGCTGCCGCGATAGAACAGCTTCAGACCTGGGGCGAGCGGACGGGAACCCCGGTCATAGCGCGGCAGCGGGGCGCGGATTCGGCGGCTGTTGCGCACGAAGCCGTCGAAGAGGCGAAAAGGGCCGGGACGGACGTACTGCTCATAGACACGGCGGGAAGGCTTCACACCAAATCGAACCTGATGGCGGAACTCGACAAGGTCAAGCGCGTAATAGGGAGGCAGTTGCCGGACGCGCCGCACGAGGTTCTGCTCTCAATTGACGCCACGACGGGGCAGAACGGGCTGCGGCAGGCAAAGATGTTCAACGAGACGGCGGGTGTAACCGGGGTGGTTCTGACCAAACTCGACGGGACGGCAAAAGGTGGAATTGCGCTGGCGATAGCGAACGAGGTCGGGGTGCCGATCAAGCTCATCTCCGTAGGTGAGAAGGTCGAGGACCTGCACCCGTTCGACGCCAGACAGTTCGCGGAAGCATTGTTTGGAGACTTATAG
- the ffh gene encoding signal recognition particle protein, whose amino-acid sequence MFETLGERLNNALDGVRSSGNLTEDQVKKVTKEIRLALLEADVNFRVVKEFVTNVRERATGAEVSKALSPGQQVVKIVNEELANLMGGTAHKLSYSKSGPTVVMLAGLNGHGKTTAAGKLALFTRKQGKNPYMVACDTYRPAAIEQLRQIGKEISVPVYDEGIDEKPEAIAERGIKAAKDAGYDFIIVDTAGRQVVDMEMMEEIKRVRSSSKPHSVMLVLDVVTGQNAVDVAEAFRQYADYDGIILTKLDGDARGGAALSVVKVTERPIRFASEGEKMSEFDYFYPDRMAGRILGMGDVLTLIEKAEEQMDRDAAEAQGKKLMSGQFTFEDFLQQMQMIKKMGPLSGLIGMIPGLGNQLKDVEIDDRMMGRVEAIITSMTKKERTNPKLLQNPSRAKRIARGSGSTQQDVQKLVKQFSEMQKMMKKMGGKGGMPKGMPKGMPKMPKVPFKR is encoded by the coding sequence ATGTTCGAGACGCTCGGCGAGAGGCTCAACAACGCGCTCGACGGGGTGCGGAGCAGCGGGAACCTAACCGAGGATCAGGTAAAGAAAGTAACGAAGGAAATCCGCCTCGCGCTTCTTGAGGCGGACGTGAACTTCAGGGTCGTCAAGGAGTTCGTGACGAACGTGCGCGAGCGGGCGACGGGGGCGGAGGTGTCGAAGGCTCTGTCGCCGGGGCAGCAGGTCGTTAAGATAGTGAACGAGGAGCTTGCGAACCTCATGGGCGGGACGGCGCACAAGCTGTCGTACTCAAAGAGCGGCCCGACGGTCGTGATGCTTGCGGGGCTGAACGGACACGGCAAGACGACCGCCGCCGGGAAGCTCGCGCTCTTCACCCGCAAGCAGGGCAAGAACCCGTATATGGTAGCCTGCGACACCTACCGTCCGGCGGCCATCGAGCAGCTCCGGCAGATCGGCAAGGAGATCTCCGTCCCGGTCTACGACGAAGGCATTGACGAGAAGCCGGAGGCTATCGCCGAGCGTGGCATCAAGGCCGCGAAAGACGCGGGCTACGACTTCATTATCGTGGACACGGCGGGTCGGCAGGTTGTGGACATGGAGATGATGGAGGAGATAAAAAGGGTTCGGAGTTCTTCGAAGCCGCACTCCGTGATGCTCGTACTCGACGTGGTTACGGGGCAGAACGCGGTGGACGTTGCGGAAGCGTTTCGCCAGTACGCCGACTACGACGGCATCATCCTGACCAAGCTCGACGGTGATGCGCGAGGCGGCGCGGCGCTGTCGGTCGTCAAGGTAACGGAGCGGCCGATACGGTTTGCCTCCGAGGGCGAGAAGATGAGCGAGTTCGACTACTTCTACCCGGACCGGATGGCGGGACGAATCCTCGGCATGGGCGACGTATTGACGCTCATCGAAAAGGCCGAAGAGCAGATGGACCGGGATGCCGCCGAGGCTCAGGGTAAGAAGCTCATGAGCGGGCAGTTCACGTTCGAGGACTTTCTGCAGCAGATGCAGATGATAAAGAAAATGGGGCCGCTCTCGGGGCTTATAGGCATGATACCCGGCCTCGGAAATCAGCTCAAGGACGTCGAGATAGACGACCGGATGATGGGTCGCGTAGAGGCCATAATCACCTCCATGACGAAAAAGGAGCGCACGAACCCCAAGCTTCTGCAGAACCCGTCGCGGGCGAAGCGCATCGCACGCGGCTCCGGCTCTACGCAGCAGGACGTGCAGAAGCTCGTCAAACAGTTCTCCGAGATGCAGAAGATGATGAAGAAGATGGGCGGCAAGGGCGGCATGCCGAAGGGAATGCCAAAAGGAATGCCCAAGATGCCGAAGGTTCCGTTCAAAAGGTAG
- a CDS encoding ribonuclease III family protein, whose protein sequence is MTIKDLIETLPEPLRQRALTHPSVADPYDSNGRLEFLGDAILNTRVAELVFHGYPELLEGDLTRIRAHLVRKTFLASVGRREGIEAMVSSSVINDSVVADTVEAIIGAAYLIDRELVVETIDRLFDPGEIDTDELRDWKTLLQETLQADGLRPSYRVISKQGPAHAPSFVSGVTIDGSEVASGRGQSIKESEQSAARSALEILGVRPMDTSGVEAPVGA, encoded by the coding sequence ATGACGATCAAAGACCTTATCGAGACCCTCCCGGAGCCGCTCCGGCAGCGCGCCCTGACGCACCCGAGCGTCGCCGACCCGTACGATTCGAACGGACGGCTGGAGTTTCTGGGCGACGCTATTCTGAACACGCGGGTGGCCGAGCTTGTCTTTCACGGCTACCCGGAGCTTCTGGAGGGCGACCTGACGCGCATCCGGGCGCACCTCGTGCGCAAGACGTTTCTTGCAAGCGTCGGGCGGCGCGAGGGGATAGAGGCCATGGTCTCAAGCTCCGTTATCAACGATTCGGTCGTGGCCGATACGGTCGAGGCCATAATCGGCGCGGCCTACCTGATAGACCGAGAGCTCGTGGTGGAGACCATAGACCGCCTCTTTGATCCCGGGGAGATAGACACCGACGAGCTGCGCGACTGGAAGACCCTTCTTCAGGAGACGCTTCAGGCCGACGGCCTGCGCCCGAGCTACCGGGTCATCTCAAAGCAGGGCCCGGCCCACGCCCCGAGCTTCGTCTCCGGCGTAACCATAGACGGCTCGGAGGTCGCGTCGGGCAGGGGACAGTCCATCAAGGAGAGTGAGCAGTCCGCCGCCCGCTCCGCCCTTGAAATACTCGGCGTCCGACCGATGGATACGTCCGGGGTCGAGGCCCCGGTCGGGGCCTAG
- the rpsP gene encoding 30S ribosomal protein S16, with protein MAVKIRLARHGSKANPFYRIVVADARSPRDGRFIDRIGTYDPRQQPSDIKVDVEKAKEWLGKGAQPTDQTRKLLKISGAL; from the coding sequence ATGGCAGTAAAGATCAGGCTCGCAAGGCACGGCTCGAAGGCAAACCCGTTCTACCGCATCGTGGTGGCGGACGCCCGCAGCCCGCGCGACGGTCGGTTTATCGACCGCATCGGCACGTACGATCCGCGTCAGCAGCCCTCGGACATCAAGGTGGACGTGGAGAAGGCGAAGGAGTGGCTCGGCAAGGGCGCGCAGCCGACCGACCAGACCCGCAAGCTTCTCAAGATCTCCGGCGCGCTCTAG
- the acpP gene encoding acyl carrier protein, with the protein MDREEVLQKIQEIAADRLGVEEAEVTPEASFREDLEADSLDLVELIMELEEQFGMEIPDEDAEKITTVEEAVDYVVEHQS; encoded by the coding sequence ATGGATCGCGAAGAGGTTTTGCAGAAGATTCAGGAGATAGCGGCTGACAGGCTCGGGGTGGAGGAAGCGGAGGTAACGCCCGAAGCGTCGTTCCGGGAAGACCTCGAGGCGGACTCCCTTGACCTCGTTGAGCTCATCATGGAGCTTGAGGAGCAGTTCGGGATGGAGATACCGGACGAGGACGCCGAGAAGATCACGACCGTCGAAGAAGCCGTTGACTACGTAGTGGAACACCAGTCCTAG
- the trmD gene encoding tRNA (guanosine(37)-N1)-methyltransferase TrmD, with protein sequence MKSIDVFCVFPAAVDAMMGVGVVGKAIETGLVDYRSFSFRDYVDAGKRIDDSPYGGGAGMVIRPDVVARAFREVYGVPARQVREGRRVVITEPGGRLLTQGYAEEAAAGRDITIVCGRYGGIDGRVREHLCSEAVSLGEFVLSGGEIAAIALADAAVRQLDGVLGNSESLVGESFSGAGAIGPPVYTRPAEWDGEGVPGVLLSGDHAKVDEWRLRHSRRSD encoded by the coding sequence GTGAAGAGCATTGATGTTTTCTGCGTTTTCCCGGCGGCCGTCGACGCGATGATGGGCGTCGGGGTGGTCGGAAAGGCCATCGAGACCGGGCTCGTCGACTACCGGAGCTTCTCCTTTCGGGATTACGTGGACGCCGGAAAGCGCATCGACGACTCACCGTACGGCGGCGGGGCCGGAATGGTCATCCGCCCCGACGTGGTGGCGCGGGCTTTCCGGGAGGTTTATGGCGTTCCGGCCCGGCAGGTCCGCGAAGGCCGGCGGGTCGTGATCACGGAACCGGGCGGGCGACTTCTGACGCAGGGCTACGCCGAGGAGGCCGCCGCCGGACGCGACATCACCATAGTCTGCGGTCGGTACGGCGGGATAGACGGTCGGGTGCGGGAGCACCTGTGCAGCGAGGCGGTTTCGCTCGGGGAGTTTGTGCTTTCCGGGGGTGAGATCGCGGCTATAGCCCTGGCGGACGCGGCCGTCCGGCAACTGGACGGCGTCCTCGGCAACTCGGAGAGCCTTGTCGGGGAGTCGTTCTCCGGTGCGGGAGCGATAGGGCCGCCCGTCTACACCCGCCCGGCGGAGTGGGATGGAGAGGGGGTACCGGGCGTGTTATTATCCGGCGATCATGCAAAGGTAGACGAGTGGCGGTTGCGCCACTCGCGCCGGAGCGACTGA
- a CDS encoding KH domain-containing protein: MEQLENLVRLLIRSLVDEPDAVEVTGREDGSRVDIEVRVADGDMGRIIGKQGRTVKAIRTVTKAASVRLGKRVNVEVVDS; the protein is encoded by the coding sequence ATGGAACAGCTAGAGAACCTTGTCCGACTGCTGATACGATCGCTCGTCGACGAACCCGACGCTGTCGAGGTTACGGGCCGTGAGGACGGCTCGCGGGTGGACATCGAGGTGCGCGTCGCCGACGGCGATATGGGCCGCATCATCGGCAAGCAGGGGCGCACCGTGAAGGCGATCCGCACCGTTACCAAAGCGGCCTCCGTCCGGCTCGGCAAGCGCGTCAACGTCGAGGTCGTGGACAGCTAG
- the rimM gene encoding ribosome maturation factor RimM (Essential for efficient processing of 16S rRNA): MTERLSDPVVVGVISAPHGVRGTLRVKPAGDGRHLREGLAPVLNGSRHRIITSRPTPKGFLLDFDEFNDRSEVEALRGKELTLDRSELDAPDKDEVYVADLVGLEVFDGSGEKLGTVAETFPTAAHEILAVRKSNAPDLYLPFTVEHVPELDLEAGRITANPPDPDDE, translated from the coding sequence TTGACCGAGAGACTTTCCGACCCGGTGGTCGTCGGGGTGATCTCCGCCCCGCACGGCGTTCGCGGAACCCTCCGCGTGAAGCCCGCCGGCGATGGTCGGCACCTGAGGGAGGGCCTCGCCCCCGTCCTGAACGGCTCGCGGCACAGGATAATCACCTCCCGCCCGACGCCAAAGGGCTTTCTCCTGGACTTCGACGAGTTCAACGACCGCAGCGAGGTCGAGGCTCTGCGAGGCAAAGAACTCACCCTCGACCGCTCCGAACTCGACGCGCCGGACAAGGACGAGGTCTACGTTGCGGACCTTGTCGGGCTCGAAGTGTTCGACGGCTCGGGCGAGAAGCTCGGCACCGTCGCGGAGACCTTCCCGACCGCCGCACACGAGATCCTTGCGGTCCGGAAAAGCAACGCGCCGGACCTCTACCTCCCGTTCACCGTGGAGCACGTCCCGGAACTCGACCTTGAAGCCGGACGCATCACCGCAAACCCGCCCGACCCCGACGACGAGTAG
- a CDS encoding AAA family ATPase, with protein sequence MLSAVYIKGFKTFARPVRMPLSGGVTAVVGPNGSGKSNITDAVLFALGEQSPGLLRAGTMGDLIFSGSESLQKTNVAEVTLVLDNSRKNISLPYEEVSVTRRISREGGTEYRINGSRARLSDVRSVAGEAGLGRHSILRQGAVDAIVSGGAEACRLAVEEAAGLGVYRRRRLTSGRRLERANEQLEQSRSIEAELAGQLARIEKEAAAAREYREIESRYRRFSLAHLYRTASRGTSGVEERLRSAGKRLEKLGAGISEAERAEGTADAELRGAEREMLRIEKVAEGLEDAAEGIRRVSLVAGRNALRSESRSGDEDQRQRAVSRLRDEGERVRRELKSLRVRYEESSADHTEREAERVGKAQAAREARERVEKAEKRHAATLRELDRTSARLAAMNSVFVPGVMSRSDAEALRVVGEKLGGAGPPGWDGAEELSGVVAALFDRVSGLGKQADQRRGALRAALGRLSGREKSLRASLRSVAEGPRLYEIVRSKPGYESAVEAAFAEYGGGMLAADIEQGVKMLSDSERVAVRLDASEVGEDHPFDGKPLLECVEITDPRYSGAVERLLGGTYLIETADAASLDNGHVAVTRSGLRLTRTSVSLARAGRYTVEARLAATRRLLEDFEHGPVAALDKREAELKDTGDRVREVQSLTDKVRSCLHRANRAKDALGREALRRLEAQKRTEESAGERETATARLRTELLRREEELDEAAGELDGARRARSVAASERDVARVRAEDAARLQRRVRRAVSEGARRIDRISSSLARVERTEPARIEDPGEVAVRVVAAVERLTTGISERRQRVRALRAEKSGEYRRISASRNELGRQTAELRAEARSERERISGLENALERAKKSVAEAEMEVREEWAATLEDARCEAESLDLSPEKLEAERNRLARRLKRFGDVNLLALSQEEEIRERHDTIRDQRTDAEEAAGDIERIINEVDREIENRFSATFERVRATFSEMVPRMLSGGGGSLELTEEGIEVGVRLGRKGWRSLKVLSGGERSLLALSFLFSILLSRTDGAGTFCILDEAEAALDDVNLARFVAVVDSQRESGQFILVTHQKRTMAAADVLYGVVQDASGATSVVSKRIQGD encoded by the coding sequence GTGTTATCTGCGGTTTACATAAAAGGATTCAAGACGTTTGCGCGTCCGGTGAGGATGCCGCTTTCTGGCGGGGTCACGGCGGTCGTGGGGCCGAACGGGAGCGGGAAGAGCAACATCACGGACGCGGTTCTGTTCGCGCTCGGGGAGCAGAGCCCGGGGCTTCTGCGGGCGGGGACCATGGGCGACCTTATCTTCTCCGGCTCGGAGTCCCTGCAGAAAACCAACGTTGCGGAGGTTACGCTCGTTCTGGACAACTCGCGCAAGAACATCTCGCTGCCGTACGAGGAGGTTTCGGTAACGCGGCGCATCTCGCGGGAGGGTGGAACGGAGTACAGGATCAACGGTTCGAGGGCGCGGCTCTCGGACGTTCGTTCGGTGGCGGGCGAGGCTGGACTTGGCCGGCACAGCATCCTCAGGCAGGGTGCGGTTGATGCGATCGTATCGGGCGGGGCCGAGGCCTGCAGGCTGGCCGTCGAGGAGGCGGCGGGGCTCGGGGTCTACCGGCGGCGCAGGCTCACCTCGGGGCGCCGGCTGGAGCGGGCGAACGAGCAGCTTGAGCAGAGCCGGAGCATCGAGGCCGAGCTTGCCGGGCAGCTTGCAAGGATCGAGAAAGAAGCCGCTGCGGCGCGGGAGTACCGGGAGATCGAATCAAGGTACCGCAGGTTCTCTCTGGCGCACCTGTACCGGACTGCGAGCCGGGGCACCTCGGGCGTCGAGGAGAGGTTGCGGTCGGCGGGCAAGAGGCTCGAGAAGCTCGGAGCCGGTATCTCGGAGGCCGAACGGGCGGAGGGGACGGCGGACGCAGAGCTTCGCGGTGCGGAGCGGGAGATGCTCCGCATAGAGAAAGTCGCAGAGGGGCTGGAAGACGCGGCGGAGGGCATCCGGAGGGTTTCTCTTGTGGCGGGTCGCAACGCGCTTCGTTCGGAGTCGAGGTCCGGGGATGAAGACCAGCGACAGAGGGCGGTGTCGCGCCTGAGGGACGAGGGTGAGCGCGTCCGCCGGGAGTTGAAGTCGCTCCGCGTCCGGTACGAGGAATCGTCCGCGGATCACACAGAACGCGAGGCCGAGCGCGTCGGAAAGGCGCAGGCCGCCCGCGAGGCCCGCGAGAGGGTGGAGAAGGCCGAGAAGCGACACGCAGCCACTTTAAGAGAGCTTGACCGCACCTCGGCCCGGCTGGCGGCGATGAACTCGGTTTTCGTGCCGGGGGTCATGTCCCGAAGCGACGCCGAGGCTCTTAGGGTGGTCGGCGAAAAGCTTGGAGGTGCGGGGCCGCCCGGCTGGGACGGGGCGGAGGAGCTGTCCGGGGTCGTTGCCGCGCTCTTCGACCGGGTTTCGGGGCTCGGAAAGCAGGCGGATCAGAGGCGCGGGGCGCTGCGGGCCGCGCTCGGACGGCTCTCGGGGCGGGAGAAGAGCCTGCGGGCATCCTTGCGCTCGGTGGCGGAGGGACCGAGGCTCTACGAAATCGTGCGGTCGAAGCCGGGCTACGAGTCGGCGGTCGAAGCGGCGTTCGCCGAATACGGCGGTGGGATGCTCGCGGCGGACATAGAGCAGGGCGTGAAGATGCTCTCGGATTCGGAGCGGGTCGCCGTAAGGCTGGACGCAAGCGAGGTCGGAGAGGATCACCCCTTCGACGGCAAGCCGCTTCTTGAGTGCGTCGAGATCACGGACCCGAGGTACTCCGGAGCCGTCGAGCGGCTGCTCGGTGGTACGTACCTGATCGAAACCGCCGACGCCGCGAGCCTCGATAACGGACACGTGGCCGTTACAAGGTCCGGCCTGCGCCTGACCCGCACGAGCGTCAGCCTCGCCCGCGCCGGACGCTACACCGTCGAGGCCCGGCTCGCCGCGACCCGACGGCTTCTCGAAGACTTCGAGCACGGGCCGGTCGCCGCTCTGGACAAGCGGGAGGCGGAGTTGAAAGATACCGGCGACCGCGTCCGGGAGGTGCAGAGCCTCACCGATAAGGTCCGGTCCTGTTTGCACCGCGCAAACCGGGCGAAGGACGCGCTGGGACGCGAAGCCCTGCGGAGGCTGGAGGCGCAGAAGCGAACAGAGGAGAGCGCCGGCGAGCGGGAGACCGCCACCGCAAGGCTCCGGACGGAGCTCCTCCGGCGCGAAGAGGAGTTGGACGAGGCGGCGGGCGAGCTTGACGGCGCGAGGCGAGCGAGGTCGGTGGCGGCGTCGGAGCGGGACGTGGCCCGGGTCCGGGCGGAAGACGCGGCGCGGTTGCAGCGTCGGGTCCGGCGGGCCGTCTCCGAGGGGGCCAGGCGGATAGACCGAATCTCTTCAAGCCTCGCTCGGGTAGAGCGAACCGAACCGGCCCGGATAGAAGACCCCGGCGAGGTAGCCGTCCGGGTCGTGGCCGCCGTCGAGCGGCTGACGACGGGTATCTCCGAGCGACGCCAGCGGGTGCGGGCCCTGCGGGCGGAGAAAAGCGGGGAATACCGCAGGATCTCCGCGAGCCGCAACGAGCTCGGAAGACAGACCGCCGAGCTGCGGGCCGAGGCTCGTTCGGAGCGGGAGCGGATCTCCGGCCTTGAAAACGCGCTCGAAAGGGCGAAGAAGTCCGTCGCCGAGGCCGAGATGGAGGTCCGCGAGGAATGGGCCGCCACGCTGGAGGACGCCAGGTGCGAGGCCGAATCCTTGGACCTGTCGCCGGAGAAGCTGGAGGCCGAAAGGAACCGTCTCGCCCGCCGTCTGAAACGCTTCGGGGACGTGAACCTGCTCGCGCTTTCGCAGGAAGAGGAGATCCGGGAGCGGCACGACACCATCCGCGACCAGCGCACCGACGCCGAAGAGGCCGCCGGCGACATCGAGCGCATCATCAACGAGGTGGACCGGGAGATAGAGAACCGCTTCTCTGCCACCTTCGAGCGTGTCCGAGCCACCTTCTCGGAGATGGTGCCGCGCATGCTCTCCGGCGGTGGCGGCAGCCTCGAACTGACCGAAGAAGGCATCGAGGTCGGGGTCAGGCTGGGACGGAAGGGCTGGCGTTCGCTCAAGGTGCTCTCGGGCGGGGAACGCTCGCTTCTCGCGCTCTCGTTTCTCTTCAGCATCCTTCTCAGCCGGACGGACGGGGCGGGGACGTTCTGCATCCTGGACGAGGCCGAGGCCGCGCTCGACGATGTAAACCTGGCGCGGTTCGTAGCTGTGGTAGACTCCCAGCGCGAGAGCGGACAGTTTATTCTCGTGACGCACCAGAAGCGCACGATGGCCGCCGCCGACGTTCTTTACGGGGTCGTTCAGGACGCCTCCGGGGCCACCTCCGTAGTATCCAAACGCATTCAGGGAGACTGA
- the fabG gene encoding 3-oxoacyl-[acyl-carrier-protein] reductase gives MEAGRVAVVTGGSRGIGRAIAVELAKQGADVAVTYRSNDEEAGKTKALVEGVGKTCRVYRGDSAKGEDVDDIFKRIASDFGRLDILVNNAGITRDNLMMRMKEAEFDDVVSTNLKGTYLCTKAATRQMMRARWGRVVNVSSVVGLTGNAGQANYAASKAGIIGLTKSVAREYAARGITANAVAPGYVATELTGILSDEIKAAIKAQTPVGRFAEAEEVASAVAFLCGEEAAYITGQTLAVDGGMSMQ, from the coding sequence ATCGAAGCCGGAAGGGTGGCCGTCGTTACCGGAGGCAGCCGGGGGATAGGACGGGCGATAGCGGTCGAGCTGGCAAAACAGGGCGCGGACGTGGCCGTTACCTACCGCTCAAACGATGAGGAGGCCGGAAAAACAAAGGCGCTCGTCGAGGGGGTCGGGAAGACCTGCCGGGTCTACAGGGGCGATTCCGCAAAGGGCGAAGACGTGGATGACATCTTCAAGAGAATAGCCTCTGACTTCGGGCGGCTGGACATTCTTGTGAACAACGCCGGGATCACCCGCGACAACCTCATGATGCGGATGAAAGAGGCCGAGTTCGACGATGTAGTCTCGACGAACCTCAAGGGGACGTACCTCTGCACAAAGGCCGCGACCCGGCAGATGATGCGCGCAAGGTGGGGGCGGGTCGTAAACGTATCATCGGTCGTCGGGCTCACGGGGAACGCGGGACAGGCGAACTACGCGGCATCCAAGGCCGGGATCATCGGCCTCACCAAAAGCGTTGCGCGGGAGTACGCCGCTCGCGGCATCACGGCCAACGCGGTCGCTCCGGGGTACGTCGCCACGGAGCTTACGGGCATTCTCTCCGATGAGATCAAGGCCGCCATCAAGGCCCAGACCCCGGTCGGACGCTTCGCCGAAGCGGAGGAGGTCGCCTCGGCAGTCGCGTTTCTCTGCGGTGAGGAAGCGGCATATATCACCGGACAGACCCTTGCCGTGGACGGTGGAATGTCGATGCAGTAG